GCCGGTTCATTGCCGGTTTCGCCGGAGCCACGGCGGATGCGCTCACGCTGCTCGACCGTTTCGAGTCGAAGCTCGAAGCCTACAGCGGCAAGCTCGACCGCGCCGCCGTCGAACTCGCAAAGGACTGGCGCACAGACAAATATCTGCGTCGTCTCGAAGCGATGCTGGCCATCGTGAGCCCCGAAAAGGCGCTCATCATTTCGGGCACGGGTGACGTCATCGAGCCGGAGGATGGCATCGTGGCCATCGGCAGTGGCAGCATGTACGCCCTGGCAGCCGCGAGGTCGCTCATGAAGCACACCTCGCTCTCCGTGGAGGAGATTGTCCGCGAAAGTCTGCAAACCGCCGCCGACATCTGCATCTACACCAACGACCACATTGTCATCGAAACCCTGTGACCCTGCGCGTTGGCGTCCACCATTTATGAACCCCCGAACGAAACTCAATGAACAACGATATTCAGGATTTGACGCAGCCGGATGAACCACAGGCTTCTCCGGTGAAACTCATCGACAAGGAGC
This genomic window from Chlorobaculum limnaeum contains:
- the hslV gene encoding ATP-dependent protease subunit HslV, whose translation is MGYEKPQIRSTTVIGVIRDGKAALGSDGQMTLGATVMKHSTRKIRLLYQGRFIAGFAGATADALTLLDRFESKLEAYSGKLDRAAVELAKDWRTDKYLRRLEAMLAIVSPEKALIISGTGDVIEPEDGIVAIGSGSMYALAAARSLMKHTSLSVEEIVRESLQTAADICIYTNDHIVIETL